A DNA window from Arachis duranensis cultivar V14167 chromosome 3, aradu.V14167.gnm2.J7QH, whole genome shotgun sequence contains the following coding sequences:
- the LOC107481076 gene encoding ethylene-responsive transcription factor WRI1-like, which translates to MVNKRKERESEEGVGTKNTEELSNEWEQIREEAASVAAALLGARRAKKRYIGVRQRPSGRWVAEIKDTIQNIRLWLGTYDTAEDAARAYDEAARLLRGANTRTNFFPSQDPNSVPALPSKIAKLLLLRLKARSISSSCMVTTFPSNHFEQEKKAEPEPEPELELEPKPEPLFSKLIEEQTYQLENFLDIEGYGAVGENYDGASYGSAATTSCDCSTITCDYGGTNNVANFDQEVCMENFKMEDGCANNVDDGRNNQIVRPKGEFEDCNAGFIDFHFLDTVGSLVCSSSPFEITEEMVGPMVEENYDVDDSPLLRMKYERKFSACLYTFIGVGECLRLQDRPE; encoded by the coding sequence ATggtgaataaaagaaaagagagggaaagtgAAGAAGGAGTGGGAACTAAGAACACTGAAGAATTGAGCAATGAATGGGAGCAGATAAGGGAGGAGGCTGCATCAGTGGCAGCTGCACTACTTGGAGCAAGAAGAGCAAAGAAGCGCTACATTGGCGTGCGCCAACGTCCTTCAGGGCGATGGGTGGCTGAGATCAAAGACACCATACAGAATATTAGGCTGTGGTTAGGCACCTATGACACTGCCGAAGATGCTGCTAGAGCTTATGATGAGGCTGCTCGCTTGCTTCGCGGCGCTAATACCCGCACTAATTTCTTTCCATCACAAGATCCTAATTCTGTTCCAGCTCTTCCTTCAAAGATCGCGAAGCTCCTCCTTCTTAGGCTCAAAGCTAGAAGCATTTCCTCTTCTTGCATGGTTACTACTTTTCCTAGTAACCATTTTGAGCAAGAAAAAAAGGCCGAACCAGAACCAGAACCAGAGCTAGAACTAGAACCAAAACCAGAACCACTTTTTTCTAAACTAATAGAAGAACAAACATACCAATTAGAAAATTTTCTAGATATTGAGGGATATGGGGCTGTTGGAGAGAATTATGATGGTGCTAGTTATGGTTCTGCTGCCACAACTAGTTGTGACTGTAGTACCATTACTTGTGACTATGGTGGAACTAACAATGTAGCAAATTTTGACCAAGAGGTTTGCATGGAGAATTTCAAGATGGAGGATGGTTGTGCTAACAATGTTGATGATGGAAGAAACAATCAAATTGTTAGGCCTAAAGGAGAATTTGAAGACTGCAATGCTGGTTTCATAGACTTCCACTTTTTGGACACTGTTGGATCATTGGTttgctcttcttctccttttgaAATAACTGAGGAAATGGTAGGGCCAATGGTGGAAGAGAATTATGATGTGGATGATTCACCATTGCTTAGGATGAAGTATGAAAGAAAATTCTCAGCATGTCTTTATACATTCATTGGTGTTGGTGAGTGTTTGAGGCTGCAGGATCGACCTGAATAG
- the LOC107481194 gene encoding uncharacterized protein LOC107481194: MEISSGGCSPRGISKKEGSEETTNLQLQELPHRVHEHVDFNLNSQVQSMNALDILRETVRILRFNSWGFMAITVVLICPVSAVILSNVLVDESIVKSLSIRLMLVAKTSGLPLRPLIKQSCHRFAEMAISSAVSFPLYPTLVLCSKAAVVYSVDCTYSRKKCDASKFCMIIAKFWRKIVSTYMWSCTVIVGCITLFCVFLVAFCSALSVLGFSPDVMVYAAVMVGLVFSVVFANAIIICDIAIVISVLEDVSGAQAMMRSNMLIKGQTQVGLLIFLGSTMGMAFVEGLFEHRVKTLSYGDGSSRLWEGPLLVVMYSFMVLIDSMMSVVFYFSCRSCRMEAADGESSSILEMAMSAETMAIQ; encoded by the coding sequence ATGGAGATTTCAAGTGGAGGTTGTTCTCCAAGGGGGATTTCGAAGAAAGAGGGATCTGAGGAAACAACCAATTTGCAGCTTCAGGAACTCCCTCATCGTGTCCATGAGCATGTTGATTTCAATTTGAATAGCCAAGTCcaatcaatgaatgcattggatATCCTCAGAGAAACCGTGAGGATCCTCAGGTTCAATTCTTGGGGTTTCATGGCAATCACTGTTGTTCTAATTTGCCCTGTTTCTGCAGTTATACTTTCAAATGTGTTAGTTGATGAGTCCATTGTCAAGAGCCTTAGCATTAGGCTTATGCTTGTTGCAAAAACCAGTGGCCTCCCATTGAGGCCTTTAATCAAACAGTCTTGCCACCGTTTCGCCGAGATGGCGATTTCTTCAGCTGTTAGCTTCCCCTTATATCCCACATTGGTGTTGTGTTCTAAAGCTGCTGTGGTGTACTCTGTAGATTGTACTTACTCCAGGAAGAAGTGTGATGCTTCAAAATTTTGTATGATCATTGCTAAGTTCTGGAGGAAGATCGTTTCCACTTACATGTGGTCTTGTACAGTTATAGTTGGTTGCATCACATTGTTCTGTGTTTTCCTTGTTGCATTCTGTTCCGCATTGTCTGTTCTTGGATTCTCGCCCGATGTTATGGTGTATGCTGCTGTGATGGTGGGGCTTGTTTTCTCTGTTGTATTTGCCAATGCCATTATAATTTGTGACATTGCAATTGTTATATCTGTGTTGGAGGATGTTTCGGGTGCGCAGGCAATGATGCGGTCAAATATGTTGATTAAGGGACAAACTCAGGTTGGTCTGCTCATATTTCTCGGATCGACAATGGGAATGGCTTTTGTGGAAGGATTGTTTGAGCATAGGGTGAAGACACTGAGCTATGGTGATGGATCTTCAAGATTGTGGGAAGGGCCACTCTTGGTGGTGATGTACTCGTTCATGGTGCTTATAGATTCCATGATGAGTGTAGTTTTCTACTTCAGTTGTAGATCGTGTCGCATGGAGGCTGCAGATGGGGAAAGCAGCTCAATTTTAGAAATGGCCATGTCTGCTGAAACAATGGCCATTCAATGA
- the LOC107481192 gene encoding probable protein S-acyltransferase 22 — protein sequence MRKHGWQLPYHPLQVVAIAVYLSLGFAFYVFFAPFVGKKMYQYAVMGLYTPLITCVFGLYIWCAATDPADPGVFKSKKYLKIPYSEKHSQPKNSKLGGESTSSIHGANASTVGAMSVDKEAPGTEGTVKDASDSVEKKNALSCLLLICSPCAYVCSCSSSSKESCDKQISEDGMFYCSLCEVEVFKYSKHCRVCDKCVDHFDHHCRWLNNCIGKRNYRQFFALMVVAILLLILQWLTGIFVLIYGFVERKQFSADISSKLGSSFSIVPFVIVVSVCTILAMIATLPVAQLFFFHILLVEKGISTYDYIIALREQEQEQQGVGGQQSPQMSTVSSLTGFSSASSFTTFQRGSWCTPPRLFVEDQFDVIPPETGSVSSLGKKSIREEPSKRKNPGAVKISPWTLARLNAEEVSKAAIGKGFSGVSSLAPLQLEPRSAFHMSQAMSSSAANVVTSSESSIESPDIHPFRVSSSRIEEARQLAGPSAGGGSVANLNGIPLSRSTSDGYEASGGEDSDQLPSRIVERSTNWTNLLFNPDQDERAFRHKSSSNVVYSRKF from the exons ATGAGGAAGCATGGATGGCAGTTACCTTATCATCCACTCCAG GTGGTGGCTATTGCAGTGTATTTGTCTCTGGGGTTTGCCTTCTATGTCTTCTTCGCTCCTTTTGTTGGTAAGAAGATGTATCAGTATGCTGTCATGGGACTCTACACGCCGCTG ATTACTTGTGTCTTTGGATTGTACATTTGGTGTGCAGCAACAGATCCAGCAGATCCAGGGGTTTTCAAATCCAAGAAGTATCTCAAAATCCCATACAGTGAGAAACATAGTCAACCAAAGAATTCTAAATTAGGAGGAGAATCAACCTCTTCGATACACGGTGCAAATGCTTCAACGGTTGGAGCAATGTCTGTGGACAAGGAGGCACCTGGAACAGAAGGAACTGTGAAAGATGCTTCTGATTCAGTAGAGAAGAAGAATGCATTGTCATGTCTTCTCTTGATATGCTCTCCTTGTGCATATGTCTGTAGCTGCTCTAGCTCAAGCAAGGAATCTTGTGATAAGCAAATAAGCGAAGATGGCATGTTCTATTGCAGCTTGTGTGAAGTTGAG GTCTTCAAGTACAGCAAGCACTGTAGAGTTTGCGACAAGTGTGTAGATCACTTTGATCATCATTGCAGA TGGCTTAACAATTGTATAGGGAAAAGAAACTACCGGCAATTTTTTGCTCTCATGGTTGTTGCTATCCTCTTG CTTATTCTTCAATGGTTGACTGGGATATTTGTGCTTATCTATGGTTTTGTTGAGAGAAAGCAATTTTCTGCTGACATCTCCTCCAAGTTGGGAAGTAGTTTCTCTATTGTTCCCTTTGTCATTGTGGTG tCTGTTTGCACCATTCTGGCTATGATTGCTACCTTGCCTGTTGCACAGCTTTTCTTCTTTCACATCCTCCTTGTTGAAAAG GGAATCAGCACTTACGATTACATCATAGCTCTGAGGGAGCAAGAGCAGGAGCAGCAAGGAGTTGGTGGTCAACAAAGTCCTCAAATGTCAACTGTCAGCTCACTTACTGGATTCAGCAGTGCGAGCTCCTTCACTACGTTCCAGCGTGGTTCGTGGTGCACACCACCACGCCTGTTCGTTGAAGATCAG TTTGACGTAATCCCACCAGAAACCGGTTCCGTAAGCTCACTTGGAAAGAAGAGCATTAGAGAAGAACCATCTAAGAGAAAGAATCCTGGAGCAGTCAAAATTAGTCCTTGGACATTGGCGCGATTAAATGCAGAAGAGGTTTCCAAGGCTGCTATTGGTAAAGGCTTCAGTGGAGTGTCTAGCTTAGCCCCTCTTCAACTTGAACCACGCAGCGCATTTCATATGAGTCAAGCAATGTCAAGCTCAGCTGCGAATGTTGTGACTTCTTCTGAAAGCAGTATAGAGTCTCCCGATATCCACCCTTTCCGGGTGTCTTCGTCAAGAATTGAAGAGGCTAGGCAGCTTGCTGGTCCTTCGGCTGGTGGTGGCAGTGTTGCAAATTTGAATGGAATTCCACTGTCAAGGTCAACTAGCGACGGGTATGAAGCCTCAGGCGGGGAAGATAGTGATCAACTTCCTAGTAGAATTGTGGAGAGATCCACAAATTGGACCAATCTTCTTTTCAATCCTGATCAAGATGAGAGAGCTTTTAGGCACAAATCTTCATCCAACGTGGTTTATAGCAGAAAATTCTAA